From Pseudonocardia autotrophica, one genomic window encodes:
- a CDS encoding bifunctional DNA primase/polymerase has product MSTQSDRSGSPTDRARLAGWLDLAARGWHLFPVLPGRKQPAIPAWESRATTHPETIVDYFTAHPDHNAGIACGPSRLLVVDCDTPKPTDPDQSRDGAAVLAGLAAGRGGLPDTWTVATPSGGRHLYFRAPTDPGVRLGNTARTLGPMLDSRGHGGQVLAPGSRLPNGSYELLDDTDPPPLPGWLVWHLSVRPATANSAPSERPTTTPRDAGAYVSAVVRAELQRIAQAGRGGHNAAVFTAARALGQLVGAGVLDHRQAAADLTAAAGHIVDGPCDCTAGDIAATIASGLGYGARRPRRLPTLSSTRSHGEGRRSA; this is encoded by the coding sequence ATGTCGACACAGAGTGACCGTTCCGGCAGTCCCACAGACCGTGCTCGTCTCGCCGGCTGGCTCGACCTCGCCGCCCGCGGCTGGCACCTCTTCCCAGTCCTGCCCGGCCGCAAGCAGCCCGCCATCCCGGCGTGGGAGTCCCGCGCCACCACTCACCCGGAGACCATCGTGGACTACTTCACCGCCCACCCCGACCACAACGCCGGCATCGCCTGCGGCCCCTCCCGGCTCCTGGTCGTCGACTGCGACACCCCCAAGCCGACCGACCCCGACCAGAGCCGCGACGGCGCCGCCGTGCTCGCCGGCCTCGCCGCCGGCCGGGGCGGGCTACCCGACACCTGGACCGTCGCCACACCGTCCGGCGGCCGACACCTGTACTTCCGCGCCCCTACCGATCCCGGGGTCCGGCTCGGCAACACCGCTCGCACGTTGGGACCGATGCTCGACAGTCGCGGGCACGGCGGACAGGTGCTCGCCCCCGGCAGCCGGCTCCCGAACGGCTCCTACGAACTGCTCGACGACACCGACCCGCCCCCTCTGCCGGGGTGGTTGGTCTGGCACCTGTCCGTTCGCCCCGCCACGGCCAACTCAGCGCCGTCTGAGCGGCCCACCACCACGCCGCGCGACGCCGGGGCCTACGTGTCGGCGGTGGTGCGGGCCGAGCTGCAGCGCATCGCTCAGGCCGGGCGTGGGGGCCACAACGCCGCGGTGTTCACCGCCGCCCGTGCCCTCGGACAGCTCGTCGGGGCCGGGGTGCTCGACCACCGCCAGGCCGCCGCGGACCTGACCGCTGCGGCCGGGCACATCGTCGACGGGCCGTGCGACTGCACCGCCGGCGACATCGCCGCCACGATCGCGTCCGGACTCGGCTACGGCGCCCGCCGGCCCCGTCGGCTGCCCACCCTGTCGAGCACTCGCTCCCACGGCGAGGGGCGGCGGTCGGCATGA
- a CDS encoding FtsK/SpoIIIE domain-containing protein, which produces MTDHPHTPNPDQQTQATVHEPAPDTVHDGTGARVLNFRPRSADPVERSDRPTVVDGEIVDSTDVQHVAVDPPAGTDVALPWRREVSRRPVVEPWLRSREDIAAAARWAAGWAWHSTGFHTVRAPLYAARLTARAPRGAVTAVAGAARWAGDAESRPLREQAIRSGEPDQYLRLTAARAERIAVRRRLLAAAVLGGAGALVALWTFAPPWLLAVLAVAGVLVLGWVGSPADKPVTGRSVVTYGPTRLTSEMVVRALGALGLGEMNKALAKGPNGITFPAPITRDGPGWRADVDLPFGVTVTDIVERRDRLASGLRRPLGCVWPEPAYDAHAGRLVLWVGDQDMSQAKPRPWPLAAHGEVDLFKPVPFGADQRGRSVSLLLMFSNVLIGAMPRVGKTFALRVLLLGCALDPTAQLRIFELKGTGDLSPMEGCAHRYASGADDATLELAMESLRELYAELNTRATRIRELPRELCPENKVTPQISGRRDLGLHPIVLAVDECQELFSHPDFKDEADRLATGIIKRGPAMGIILILATQRPDAKSLPTGVSANVGTRFCLRVMGQTENDMVLGTSAYKNGIRATTFTAKDKGIGYLVGAADEPQIVRSAYIDAPAAETIAARARALREAAGTLSGHAVGETVEETGGPSRSALGDVAAVFAPGEDRLWSDVIAARLVEQWPTTYTGTTPATLAAALRPYGVEPKQVWGTDPQTGDGRNRRGYHRDAITTAWETAERRRRTGTDDDTE; this is translated from the coding sequence ATGACCGACCACCCGCACACCCCGAACCCCGACCAGCAGACCCAGGCGACCGTTCACGAGCCCGCGCCCGACACCGTTCACGACGGGACCGGCGCCCGGGTGCTGAACTTCCGCCCGCGTTCGGCCGACCCTGTCGAGCGCTCGGACCGCCCGACGGTGGTCGACGGCGAGATCGTCGACAGCACCGACGTGCAGCACGTCGCGGTGGACCCTCCCGCAGGCACGGACGTGGCGCTGCCGTGGCGCCGTGAGGTGTCCCGCCGCCCGGTCGTGGAACCGTGGCTGCGCAGCCGGGAGGACATCGCGGCCGCCGCCCGCTGGGCCGCCGGATGGGCGTGGCACTCCACCGGGTTCCACACCGTCCGAGCGCCCCTCTACGCCGCCCGCCTCACGGCCCGCGCCCCGCGCGGCGCGGTGACCGCGGTCGCCGGCGCCGCTCGGTGGGCCGGCGACGCCGAGTCCCGACCCTTGCGGGAGCAGGCCATCCGCTCCGGTGAGCCGGACCAGTACCTGCGTCTGACCGCCGCTCGCGCCGAGCGGATCGCGGTCCGGCGCCGGCTGCTCGCCGCCGCGGTGCTCGGCGGGGCCGGTGCCCTGGTGGCGCTGTGGACCTTCGCGCCGCCGTGGCTGCTCGCCGTCCTGGCGGTCGCCGGGGTGCTGGTGCTCGGCTGGGTCGGGTCGCCGGCCGACAAGCCGGTCACCGGGCGGTCGGTGGTCACATATGGGCCGACGCGGCTCACCTCGGAGATGGTCGTGCGAGCCCTGGGCGCGCTCGGTCTGGGTGAGATGAACAAGGCGCTCGCGAAGGGGCCGAACGGGATCACGTTTCCCGCGCCGATCACCCGTGACGGGCCGGGCTGGCGCGCGGACGTCGACCTGCCGTTCGGGGTGACGGTGACCGACATCGTCGAGCGCCGGGACCGGCTCGCCTCCGGCCTGCGTCGCCCGCTGGGCTGCGTGTGGCCCGAGCCCGCGTACGACGCCCACGCCGGCCGTCTCGTGCTGTGGGTGGGCGACCAGGACATGAGCCAGGCCAAGCCGCGCCCGTGGCCGCTCGCCGCGCACGGCGAGGTGGACCTGTTCAAGCCGGTGCCGTTCGGTGCCGACCAGCGCGGCCGGTCGGTGTCGCTGCTGCTGATGTTCTCGAACGTCCTGATCGGGGCGATGCCGCGGGTGGGGAAGACGTTCGCGCTGCGGGTGCTGCTGCTGGGCTGCGCTCTGGACCCGACAGCTCAGCTGCGGATCTTCGAGTTGAAGGGCACCGGGGACCTGTCGCCGATGGAGGGGTGCGCGCACCGGTACGCCTCCGGTGCCGACGACGCCACGCTGGAACTGGCGATGGAGTCGCTGCGCGAGCTGTACGCCGAGCTCAACACCCGGGCCACGCGCATCCGGGAGCTGCCGCGGGAGCTGTGCCCGGAGAACAAGGTCACCCCGCAGATCTCCGGGCGCCGTGACCTGGGCCTTCACCCGATCGTCCTGGCGGTCGACGAGTGCCAGGAGCTGTTCTCCCACCCCGACTTCAAGGACGAGGCCGACCGGCTCGCGACCGGCATCATCAAGCGCGGCCCGGCGATGGGGATCATCCTCATCCTCGCCACGCAGCGCCCGGACGCGAAGTCGCTGCCCACCGGGGTCAGCGCGAACGTCGGCACCCGGTTCTGCCTGCGGGTGATGGGCCAGACCGAGAACGACATGGTGCTCGGCACCAGCGCCTACAAGAACGGCATCCGGGCGACCACGTTCACCGCGAAGGACAAGGGCATCGGCTACCTCGTCGGCGCTGCCGACGAGCCGCAGATCGTGCGCTCGGCCTACATCGACGCACCCGCCGCGGAGACCATCGCCGCGCGCGCCCGCGCACTGCGGGAGGCCGCCGGCACCCTGTCCGGCCACGCTGTCGGCGAGACGGTCGAGGAGACCGGCGGGCCGTCGCGGTCCGCGCTCGGCGACGTGGCCGCGGTGTTCGCCCCCGGCGAGGACCGGCTGTGGTCCGACGTCATCGCCGCCCGGCTGGTCGAGCAGTGGCCGACCACCTACACCGGCACCACTCCGGCGACGCTCGCCGCCGCCCTGCGCCCGTACGGGGTCGAGCCCAAGCAGGTGTGGGGCACCGACCCGCAGACCGGCGACGGACGCAACCGGCGCGGCTACCACCGCGACGCCATCACGACCGCGTGGGAGACCGCAGAACGGCGGCGCCGCACCGGCACCGACGATGACACCGAGTAG
- a CDS encoding GntR family transcriptional regulator, giving the protein MAAPDSEPDDAEPRHASHRVAELLARDIDAGTYGPGERLPSYRQIATDHDIAVNTAQAAVRLLVASGRAVVRPSSGAFVADEPAGATRTTAADRLELAALRDQVRRAKATLNDVERAIGEMLDRAPASGSDSGS; this is encoded by the coding sequence ATGGCTGCGCCCGACTCCGAGCCCGACGACGCCGAGCCGCGCCACGCGAGCCACCGCGTCGCCGAGCTGCTCGCCCGTGACATCGACGCCGGCACCTACGGGCCGGGGGAGCGGCTGCCCTCCTACCGGCAGATCGCGACCGACCACGACATCGCCGTGAACACCGCACAGGCGGCTGTCCGGCTCCTCGTCGCGTCCGGCCGGGCCGTCGTGCGACCCAGCAGCGGCGCGTTCGTCGCCGACGAGCCGGCCGGGGCGACCCGGACCACCGCGGCGGACCGGCTCGAACTCGCCGCGCTGCGCGACCAGGTCCGCCGGGCCAAGGCCACGCTCAACGACGTCGAACGGGCCATCGGCGAGATGCTCGACCGGGCGCCGGCGTCTGGTTCGGACTCGGGTTCGTAG
- a CDS encoding helix-turn-helix domain-containing protein, which yields MPDEPWLSSPASSELELNTDLLGEVLREYRRANKINQADLAQLLHLDQSYVSKIETGKRRVTDIEMLLRIAQQLNISPARLGLSDELLRPVAEPSDSRLVGDVDPVAVSQEKWRRTRRALNRSRRELAQRAADLYQPDVRVGDLTFLALPQWTPERPIPLDDIRLEWSDNPPPVSITGSEPEAAATLPLRAPGKSFPRYTSAVRYLDPPKLFENRTSYRLLDVDLRDDPRMTFGLAAYFDKLDLAEAIAHEMAVAAERAGKKLDWSELPLRALIGDPFDLERRYIIPAIETLTLRRNRETGEATFLLHWRDPAKVATSAGIYGLIPAGEFQPSTVATHDRENDFSLWRSMVREYSEEILGDPERDGSSGEPLVYEGWQLYRDMERARQDGRVTPYCFGVGLDTLTLTATILTVVVFDDDAFDELFGEAVSVNSEGSLVSSSDVVNVTDGLRFDEANVGRLLQDEPVASPGSCILRRAFDARETLLR from the coding sequence GTGCCAGACGAGCCGTGGCTGTCGTCCCCCGCGTCATCGGAGCTGGAACTGAACACCGACCTGCTCGGCGAAGTCCTGCGCGAGTACCGCCGCGCCAACAAGATCAACCAGGCCGACCTGGCCCAACTGCTGCACCTGGATCAGTCCTACGTTTCCAAGATCGAGACAGGCAAGCGCCGGGTTACCGACATCGAGATGCTGTTGCGCATCGCCCAGCAGCTCAACATCTCGCCGGCCCGTCTCGGACTGTCGGACGAGCTGCTGCGGCCCGTGGCCGAGCCGTCGGACTCGCGGTTGGTCGGCGACGTCGACCCGGTCGCGGTGAGCCAGGAGAAGTGGCGCCGGACGCGCCGTGCGCTCAACCGGTCCCGCCGGGAGCTGGCCCAGCGGGCCGCCGACCTCTACCAACCCGACGTCCGGGTCGGGGACCTGACGTTCCTGGCGCTGCCGCAGTGGACGCCGGAGCGTCCGATCCCGCTCGACGACATCCGCCTGGAGTGGAGCGACAACCCGCCCCCGGTCAGCATCACCGGCAGCGAGCCGGAGGCAGCGGCCACGTTGCCGCTGAGGGCACCGGGGAAGTCATTCCCGCGCTACACCTCAGCCGTGCGCTACCTCGACCCGCCGAAGCTGTTCGAGAACCGCACCAGCTACCGCCTCCTTGACGTCGACCTCCGCGACGACCCACGCATGACGTTCGGGCTCGCCGCCTACTTCGACAAACTCGACCTCGCCGAAGCCATCGCCCACGAGATGGCGGTCGCCGCCGAGCGCGCCGGGAAGAAGCTCGACTGGAGCGAGCTGCCGTTGCGGGCGCTCATCGGGGACCCCTTCGACCTCGAACGGCGCTACATCATCCCGGCCATCGAGACACTCACGCTCCGCCGCAACCGGGAGACCGGCGAGGCCACGTTCCTGCTGCACTGGCGCGACCCGGCCAAGGTCGCCACATCGGCCGGCATCTACGGACTCATTCCGGCAGGGGAGTTCCAGCCGTCGACCGTCGCCACCCACGACCGCGAGAACGACTTCAGCCTCTGGCGCAGCATGGTGCGCGAGTACAGCGAGGAGATCCTCGGTGACCCGGAGCGTGACGGTAGTTCCGGTGAGCCACTGGTCTACGAGGGCTGGCAGCTTTACAGGGACATGGAGCGAGCGCGGCAGGATGGGCGGGTGACGCCGTATTGCTTCGGGGTCGGGCTCGACACGCTCACCCTGACAGCGACGATCCTGACCGTCGTCGTGTTCGACGACGACGCGTTCGACGAGCTATTCGGGGAGGCCGTCTCAGTCAACTCGGAGGGCTCACTTGTCAGCTCGTCGGACGTCGTCAACGTGACTGACGGACTCCGGTTCGATGAGGCGAACGTGGGGCGTTTATTGCAAGATGAACCGGTTGCTTCGCCGGGGAGCTGTATTCTGCGGCGCGCGTTCGATGCTAGGGAGACGCTCCTTCGTTGA